In Marinomonas posidonica IVIA-Po-181, a single window of DNA contains:
- a CDS encoding Dabb family protein: MLQHHVFIKYQEGTSAEHIDTFQQKMLALKDCIAEIQQLEIGVDELHQARSWDLILNMQFQSIEDLQVYQKHPEHQAVMAFNGPKVAEVGAIDFHK, encoded by the coding sequence ATGCTGCAGCATCATGTTTTCATCAAATATCAAGAAGGTACCAGCGCGGAACACATCGACACCTTTCAACAGAAAATGTTGGCATTAAAAGATTGTATTGCCGAAATTCAGCAATTAGAAATTGGCGTTGATGAACTTCACCAAGCTCGTAGTTGGGATCTGATTCTAAACATGCAATTTCAGTCCATTGAAGATTTACAAGTCTATCAAAAGCACCCTGAGCACCAAGCGGTTATGGCGTTTAATGGCCCTAAAGTAGCTGAAGTGGGTGCCATCGACTTCCATAAATAG